The Parachlamydia acanthamoebae genome includes a region encoding these proteins:
- the trhO gene encoding oxygen-dependent tRNA uridine(34) hydroxylase TrhO — protein sequence MPYYVLAYYHFTPLENPREEVISHQKFFKDRDVSSRIYISEQGINGQMSASDQDAEAYMNWLHAKPDFATVEFKLHTHHEHVFPRKSVKYRKNLVAYDKAVNLNLRGEHVSPKKWREMLEDQEHKILIDVRNDYEWKVGHFENAELPPCETFRDFDGYSDNLKEQVDPKKTPVMMYCTGGIRCELYSSILKEKGFEKVYQLHGGVINYGLQEGSSHWKGKLFVFDDRMTVPISEEESEVIAKCHHCGVSAESYYNCANMDCNHLFICCSDCLLELAGCCKEACKDAPRVRPYHDQNPHKPFRKWHNYFTEKKKEA from the coding sequence ATGCCGTATTATGTTTTAGCTTACTATCATTTCACTCCATTAGAAAATCCACGAGAAGAAGTGATATCTCACCAAAAATTTTTTAAAGACAGAGACGTTTCATCTCGTATTTACATCTCCGAACAAGGTATCAACGGGCAGATGAGCGCCTCCGACCAAGATGCTGAAGCCTACATGAACTGGTTGCATGCCAAACCCGATTTTGCAACAGTTGAATTTAAACTGCATACACATCATGAGCATGTTTTTCCTCGAAAAAGTGTTAAATATAGAAAAAACCTAGTCGCATACGACAAAGCCGTTAATCTAAACTTGCGAGGAGAACACGTTTCCCCCAAAAAATGGCGTGAAATGCTAGAAGACCAAGAACACAAAATTTTGATTGATGTGCGCAACGATTATGAGTGGAAAGTTGGTCATTTTGAAAATGCAGAACTCCCTCCTTGCGAAACTTTTCGCGATTTTGATGGATATTCTGACAACCTAAAAGAACAAGTCGATCCAAAAAAAACGCCGGTCATGATGTATTGTACAGGTGGGATACGATGTGAGCTTTACTCCTCCATTTTAAAAGAAAAAGGATTTGAAAAAGTCTACCAACTTCATGGGGGAGTCATTAATTATGGTCTTCAGGAAGGTTCTTCACATTGGAAAGGAAAGCTCTTTGTATTTGACGACAGGATGACAGTTCCCATCAGTGAGGAAGAGTCCGAAGTGATCGCAAAATGCCACCATTGCGGTGTTTCAGCAGAATCTTATTACAACTGCGCAAATATGGATTGCAACCATTTGTTTATTTGCTGTTCTGATTGCCTATTGGAATTAGCAGGTTGCTGTAAGGAGGCATGCAAAGACGCTCCAAGAGTTCGCCCTTATCACGATCAAAATCCTCACAAACCATTTCGTAAATGGCATAATTACTTCACAGAAAAGAAAAAAGAAGCCTAA